One segment of Nitrospirota bacterium DNA contains the following:
- a CDS encoding UDP-N-acetylmuramoyl-L-alanyl-D-glutamate--2,6-diaminopimelate ligase has translation MILPDRAEAIIRAVSMTEQGDTLLVAGKGHEDYQEINGIRRPFSDREAIKDAINN, from the coding sequence ACATGATTTTGCCGGACAGGGCAGAGGCGATAATCCGGGCGGTATCAATGACGGAACAAGGCGACACCCTGCTTGTTGCGGGTAAAGGGCATGAGGATTATCAGGAAATAAACGGCATACGCCGCCCTTTCAGCGACAGGGAGGCTATAAAAGACGCAATTAATAATTAA